In a genomic window of Melitaea cinxia chromosome 25, ilMelCinx1.1, whole genome shotgun sequence:
- the LOC123665991 gene encoding regulator of G-protein signaling 7, which translates to MVTMNSSEKAQKACQQGPSRDTTKSTKDDKEKDKKDKDNMIANLPPSVQALMSTIPSPEESPNYLVYKKMEAIIEKMQDETTGVPVRTVKSFMTKIPSVFTGSDLVSWLQKHLALDDNSEALHLAHLLAAHGYLFPIDDHCLTVRNDNTYYRFQTPYFWPSNQWEPENTDYAVYLCKRTMQNKARLELADYEAESLARLQKMFSRKWEFIFMQAEAQSKVDKKRDKLERKVLDSQERAFWDVHRPMPGCVNTTELDPKKLSRINAMKAKRLRQCQELLLQHNLKNNPIVTITNAQESEEAIQKNSEKTEDSSVKENGETSQIKPQVVEPEKSIEQQIEAARRQLTVLKARLERRNVRVSKVAEMFISYCEQYMEYDAFLTPPEWPNPWISDTTELWDQEKQCKEPLPLRRVRRWSFGLRELLRDPPGREHFAKFLSKEFSGENLKFWLAVQELKALPIRRVSSRAKEIWKEFFASDAPSPVNIDAASRELTRAKVESGTADRYCFDQAQAHVYHLMKSDSYSRYLRSEMYKDYLNGSKKKTSVKGIRSIVSFTGRKETSAN; encoded by the exons atggtTACAATGAATTCTTCGGAAAAGGCGCAGAAAGCCTGTCAGCAAGGCCCTTccag GGACACCACTAAAAGCACCAAAGATGACAAAGAGAAAGATAAAAAAGATAAAGATAACATGATAGCCAACTTGCCGCCGAGCGTCCAGGCTCTCATGTCGACAATACCGTCGCCGGAGGAGTCGCCAAACTACCTTGTTTATAAGAAG atgGAAGCAATAATCGAGAAGATGCAAGATGAAACGACGGGGGTTCCCGTGCGTACCGTCAAGAGCTTCATGACTAAGATACCGTCG GTTTTCACAGGTTCAGATCTGGTCTCCTGGCTCCAGAAACACCTAGCTCTCGATGATAACTCGGAAGCCCTGCATTTGGCTCACCTCCTAGCCGCTCACGGTTACCTGTTCCCTATTGATGACCACTGCCTCACTGTCAGGAACGATAACACTTACTATCG TTTTCAAACACCATACTTCTGGCCGTCGAATCAATGGGAGCCTGAGAACACCGACTATG CGGTGTACCTCTGCAAGAGAACAATGCAAAACAAGGCTCGCCTGGAGTTAGCAGACTATGAGGCGGAGTCCTTGGCTCGTCTCCAGAAAATGTTCAGCAGGAAATGGGAGTTTATCTTCATGCAGGCAGAGGCTCAGAGTAag GTGGATAAAAAGCGAGATAAACTGGAACGAAAAGTTCTGGATAGTCAAGAAAGAGCCTTCTGGGATGTACATCGGCCGATG CCGGGATGTGTGAATACGACGGAATTGGATCCGAAGAAGCTTTCAAGGATCAACGCTATGAAGGCGAAGAGACTCAGGCAATGTCAGGAATTATTATTGCAGCATAATTTAAAG AACAATCCTATAGTAACGATAACAAACGCCCAGGAAAGCGAAGAGGCGATACAGAAGAATTCCGAAAAGACAGAAGACAGTAGTGTGAAGGAAAACG GTGAGACATCCCAAATTAAACCACAAGTCGTGGAGCCTGAAAAGTCCATCGAGCAACAGATCGAGGCAGCGAGACGACAGCTAACCGTGCTGAAAGCCCGCTTGGAGAGGAGGAACGTGAGAGTCAGTAAAGTGGCCGAAAT GTTCATATCCTACTGTGAGCAGTATATGGAGTATGATGCGTTCCTCACACCGCCCGAGTGGCCGAACCCATGGATCAGCGATACTACAGAGCTATGGGACCAAGAGAAACAATG CAAGGAACCGCTGCCACTGCGGCGGGTGCGGCGCTGGTCCTTCGGCCTCAGGGAGCTGCTGAGGGACCCGCCCGGCCGGGAGCACTTTGCCAAGTTCCTCAGCAAGGAGTTCAGCGGAGAGAACCTCAA ATTCTGGCTAGCCGTGCAAGAGTTGAAGGCACTTCCGATAAGACGAGTGTCTTCCAGAGCGAAGGAAATTTGGAAGGAGTTCTTTGCCTCTGACGCTCCATCTCCAGTCAACATCGACGCCGCTAGCAG AGAGTTAACAAGAGCGAAAGTGGAGTCTGGTACAGCGGATAGATACTGCTTCGATCAGGCACAG GCTCACGTGTATCATCTCATGAAGTCAGACAGTTACTCGAGGTACCTCAGATCTGAGATGTACAAAGATTATTTGAATGGATCCAAGAAGAAG ACATCCGTGAAAGGGATACGGTCAATAGTGTCTTTCACGGGAAGGAAAGAGACCTCGGCCAACTGA